From a region of the Gordonia sp. KTR9 genome:
- the mobL gene encoding relaxase MobL, with translation MTLKQSIVVVNEYTVKTDAQKTGGTRGGSPGAYVTRYMARELATEPIAPVQRTDLDSFVTKYMARADAVESMLADHRTGEASIAGAERSSGYDAPTLAGRRIQRTARRAIEKMRAAVGGTGRDQVGPAELKSEFAAAQGDSGVAFGHSGVSLSHERLHSDAAQIQELFSNGHTVMKTVLSFDHDYLREQGLVPAEMDIDPSTGAARRGAYRGQLDQLKLRLAVMEGLRRMCRVGDFDDLRYVGVIQVDTAHVHVHLAMVDAGHGRRAVDGSQKGKLTAREMGLLRSGLHSSLDRHRQIEHLSSAVGYQRRSVSAFVRRWAYESLSVSARAQFILACLPEDRALWRASSNSKDMAKANRLVRELVEDHLSQPGSPMPDAVAQVHEYAAHRRAKEGLSQQEYNRLITEGRERVVAQAMNGVYSVLSAVADDELTVQTPLMLSMSEDLGQLVEQISEEQLQATAAGRRVEMSAGHFALRLRSYTERLNRHQTLREQMLLKVRSWEDAALLGRTAPGSETMRTFYLTEADYHGRCVSKYQHYLDLGGARLSEWSEQWRSVEVYGRKLTGLRALRADKSIPKMKDPDAAERLGQELYGQGGGGRLARTGSEGKAGRAVIDARLEMMTRRYSNMVDDLVESWRRSGSAVRVDTVEPGTPTSTGQRLLPGGLEHGPVLDIHEPGAQVVVSAQPEHAFELVKGVDMHELGLDWNSDQKVGPRTAARFTAIARSRAEAVEAAEEWMIASGQHEEVASELGMAISDIAAMREHAATIRSTGRLPSLLAAAADKARKLRERIRAELDAVTTSETPPAGPGTDHASLPIAPASDGLEAVLAQQAQGRRPKRKGATTRIDTGLGGAINASMEVAVRQYRADTSKDTSPGM, from the coding sequence GTGACACTCAAGCAGTCGATCGTCGTGGTCAACGAGTACACGGTCAAGACCGACGCTCAGAAGACCGGTGGGACCCGTGGAGGTAGTCCGGGCGCGTACGTGACGCGATACATGGCTCGGGAACTCGCGACGGAGCCAATCGCGCCAGTGCAGCGAACTGATCTCGACAGCTTCGTCACGAAGTACATGGCCCGGGCCGATGCCGTCGAATCCATGCTCGCCGATCACCGCACCGGTGAAGCCAGTATCGCAGGCGCAGAACGTTCGTCGGGATATGACGCACCCACTCTCGCCGGCCGGCGCATTCAGCGCACCGCGCGCCGCGCGATAGAGAAGATGCGCGCGGCCGTGGGTGGGACTGGACGTGATCAGGTCGGCCCGGCGGAGCTGAAATCAGAGTTCGCTGCGGCCCAAGGTGACAGCGGCGTCGCTTTCGGTCACAGCGGAGTGTCGCTGAGCCATGAACGACTGCACAGCGATGCCGCGCAGATCCAGGAATTGTTCTCCAACGGCCATACGGTCATGAAGACCGTGCTCAGCTTCGACCACGACTACCTTCGCGAACAGGGCCTGGTTCCGGCGGAGATGGACATCGATCCAAGCACCGGAGCAGCGCGCCGAGGCGCGTACCGAGGGCAACTCGATCAGCTCAAACTGCGGCTCGCCGTCATGGAAGGCCTCAGGCGCATGTGCAGGGTCGGCGATTTCGATGACCTGCGCTATGTCGGGGTAATCCAGGTCGACACCGCACACGTGCACGTGCACCTGGCAATGGTTGACGCCGGCCATGGCCGCCGCGCCGTCGACGGCAGCCAGAAGGGAAAGCTGACGGCGCGGGAGATGGGTTTGCTGCGCAGCGGCCTGCACTCGTCGCTCGACCGACACCGCCAGATCGAACATCTCTCCAGCGCGGTCGGTTACCAACGGCGAAGTGTCAGTGCGTTCGTGCGCCGTTGGGCCTACGAATCCCTCAGCGTCAGTGCCAGAGCGCAATTCATCCTCGCCTGCTTGCCCGAAGATCGTGCCCTGTGGCGTGCCTCGAGCAACAGCAAGGACATGGCAAAGGCCAACCGGCTCGTTCGTGAGCTCGTCGAGGACCACCTCAGCCAGCCGGGTTCACCGATGCCAGATGCCGTAGCCCAAGTGCACGAGTACGCAGCGCATCGACGCGCGAAAGAAGGCCTGAGTCAACAGGAATACAACCGTTTGATCACTGAGGGACGCGAACGTGTCGTCGCTCAAGCAATGAACGGCGTGTACTCCGTGCTCTCTGCAGTCGCCGATGACGAGCTGACGGTACAGACGCCGCTGATGCTGTCGATGAGCGAGGATCTCGGTCAGCTCGTCGAGCAGATCTCGGAAGAACAGCTGCAGGCCACCGCGGCGGGCCGCCGCGTGGAAATGAGCGCAGGGCACTTCGCGCTCCGACTTCGCTCCTACACAGAAAGACTCAACCGCCACCAGACCTTGCGTGAGCAGATGCTACTGAAAGTGCGGTCCTGGGAGGACGCCGCACTGCTCGGACGTACCGCGCCCGGATCAGAGACGATGCGCACGTTCTACCTCACCGAGGCGGACTACCACGGACGTTGCGTGAGTAAGTATCAGCACTATCTCGACCTGGGCGGGGCTCGGCTGTCGGAGTGGTCAGAGCAGTGGCGGTCGGTCGAGGTGTACGGACGCAAACTGACTGGACTCCGGGCGCTGCGCGCCGACAAATCGATTCCGAAGATGAAGGACCCGGATGCTGCCGAACGGCTCGGGCAAGAACTCTATGGCCAGGGCGGCGGAGGACGACTGGCACGGACCGGGTCTGAGGGTAAAGCCGGCCGTGCAGTCATCGACGCCCGATTGGAGATGATGACGCGCAGATATTCGAACATGGTCGACGACCTGGTGGAGTCCTGGCGCAGAAGTGGATCCGCGGTGCGGGTCGACACGGTGGAACCCGGCACACCGACGTCGACGGGACAGAGGCTGCTACCGGGCGGCCTCGAGCACGGACCCGTACTCGACATCCACGAGCCGGGCGCTCAGGTGGTGGTCTCCGCCCAACCAGAACACGCGTTTGAACTGGTCAAAGGTGTCGACATGCACGAGCTCGGCCTCGACTGGAACAGTGACCAGAAGGTGGGTCCTCGCACGGCGGCGCGATTCACAGCGATCGCGCGCTCACGCGCTGAAGCTGTCGAAGCCGCCGAGGAGTGGATGATCGCATCCGGCCAGCACGAAGAGGTCGCATCCGAGCTCGGAATGGCGATCTCCGACATCGCCGCAATGCGTGAACATGCGGCCACAATCCGATCAACCGGCCGATTGCCGTCTCTGCTCGCCGCCGCGGCGGACAAGGCCCGCAAACTGCGAGAACGTATCCGCGCTGAACTCGACGCGGTCACAACGAGTGAGACGCCCCCGGCGGGTCCGGGGACCGACCACGCGTCGCTGCCCATCGCGCCTGCCAGCGACGGTCTGGAGGCGGTGCTGGCGCAACAGGCTCAAGGGCGACGGCCCAAGCGCAAAGGCGCGACGACACGCATCGATACGGGCCTGGGCGGTGCGATCAATGCGTCGATGGAGGTGGCGGTCAGGCAGTACCGAGCCGACACCAGCAAGGACACATCACCGGGCATGTAG
- a CDS encoding LysM peptidoglycan-binding domain-containing protein: MGLPNPISTIGGGIETFGRGVGKIATEGNEWIGDRTKDVVRGDVFGINRRETEDLRRTFDEKLGDNRETIAELREKLDRGGLGNADGDEMTEVASASVHGGNARTGALSKDLGEIHTVAEGDTLSGIAADTGKSVEDLLGLNPELGDGNLIRPGQEIKLDDFVATTDPVGAIKTLATPAESSPEAGPEMSA; this comes from the coding sequence ATGGGACTACCCAATCCGATCAGCACAATCGGCGGTGGGATCGAGACCTTCGGCCGAGGAGTCGGCAAGATCGCCACTGAAGGCAATGAGTGGATCGGCGATCGAACCAAGGATGTCGTCCGCGGCGACGTGTTCGGCATCAACCGCCGCGAAACCGAAGATCTTCGCAGGACTTTCGACGAAAAGCTCGGTGACAATCGAGAGACGATCGCGGAACTGCGCGAGAAGCTCGACCGGGGCGGTCTGGGTAACGCCGACGGCGACGAGATGACAGAGGTCGCGAGCGCATCGGTGCATGGGGGCAACGCACGTACAGGTGCACTGTCGAAGGACCTCGGCGAGATCCACACAGTCGCCGAGGGCGACACGCTCTCGGGGATCGCGGCCGATACGGGCAAGAGCGTCGAAGATCTGCTCGGGCTCAACCCCGAACTGGGGGATGGAAATCTCATCCGACCGGGCCAGGAGATCAAGCTCGACGATTTCGTCGCCACCACCGATCCGGTCGGCGCGATCAAGACACTCGCGACGCCGGCCGAGTCGTCGCCGGAGGCAGGTCCTGAGATGAGCGCCTGA
- a CDS encoding AAA family ATPase produces MIDSEAYPLLGKYTAALLPPVGRIIGRENERQQVLASLARPRLSNILLLAPAGSGKTVLVQDTMMHDPQRVYLEVDLARMNGGVGLADHMAAEIKALFDDAEAYARAESIELVLFIDEFHQIVQMSPAAVEALKPVLAASGARGLKIVAATTFEEWIEHIRPNKPLDERLQRVNLTPATRDMTIEILRSFAEEAGVLDQFERSDGLFGEIHDVTNRYIPSSVQPRKAIGILDGMIGWHRQTGEPMSMALMSKVLRQSTGVNLEFAIDGASIKAELDKKVFAQDLATTIVSDQLQLVVAGLHDRKRPKGRFLLTGSTGVGKTELTKQLVDLLFADDLNRLIRFDMSEFALDSSMDLFRSELTKKVVSMGDAVILLDEIEKASRMVLRLMLQVLDDGRLSDDSGRQVSFLDCYIVLTTNAGSEVFNTISDYAADDTGSGEGLKDYMKSIENSIRSANDFPPELLGRLDRIVPFQPLSDATKRKILQRGLDDLRDDVLNKHGVRLGIHPRVIEYLAIDVGEASADAGGARESMRALQGQIKVEVAKYINANPNDKILLLEIDGEMRAENLELRKSKARPRVRAERRHRLVG; encoded by the coding sequence ATGATCGACTCGGAGGCGTATCCATTACTGGGCAAATACACTGCCGCCCTGTTGCCACCGGTCGGGCGGATCATTGGCCGCGAAAACGAGAGGCAGCAAGTACTCGCATCGCTCGCGCGACCGCGGCTGTCGAACATCCTTCTTCTGGCGCCGGCCGGGTCCGGAAAGACCGTCCTCGTTCAGGACACGATGATGCATGACCCCCAGCGGGTCTACCTGGAAGTCGACTTGGCACGCATGAACGGCGGGGTGGGCCTGGCCGACCACATGGCCGCCGAGATCAAAGCTCTCTTCGACGACGCCGAAGCGTACGCCCGGGCCGAAAGTATCGAGTTGGTCCTGTTCATCGACGAGTTCCACCAGATCGTCCAGATGTCGCCGGCCGCGGTCGAAGCTCTCAAGCCGGTCCTGGCGGCGTCAGGAGCGCGCGGCCTGAAAATTGTCGCGGCCACCACGTTCGAGGAATGGATCGAACACATCCGGCCCAACAAACCTCTCGATGAACGCCTGCAACGAGTGAATCTGACCCCCGCCACCCGCGATATGACCATCGAGATTCTGCGCAGCTTCGCTGAGGAAGCAGGTGTGCTGGATCAGTTCGAGCGCAGCGACGGGCTGTTCGGTGAGATCCACGACGTCACCAACCGCTACATCCCCTCGTCCGTGCAGCCACGAAAAGCCATCGGGATCCTCGACGGAATGATCGGCTGGCATCGCCAAACCGGAGAACCGATGTCCATGGCGCTGATGTCGAAAGTCCTGCGGCAGTCGACAGGGGTGAACCTGGAGTTCGCCATCGATGGGGCCTCGATCAAAGCCGAGCTTGACAAGAAGGTCTTCGCGCAGGACCTGGCAACGACGATCGTCTCTGACCAGCTGCAGCTGGTCGTCGCCGGCCTTCATGACCGGAAGCGACCCAAAGGTCGGTTCTTACTGACCGGCAGCACTGGTGTCGGTAAGACCGAGCTGACGAAACAGCTCGTGGACCTACTCTTCGCCGACGACCTCAACAGACTCATCCGGTTCGACATGTCCGAGTTCGCACTGGACTCGTCGATGGACCTCTTTCGCTCAGAACTGACCAAGAAGGTCGTCTCGATGGGTGACGCGGTGATCCTGCTCGATGAAATCGAGAAGGCCTCACGCATGGTGCTGCGCTTGATGCTGCAAGTTCTCGATGATGGTCGACTCAGCGACGACTCCGGCCGGCAGGTCAGCTTCCTCGACTGCTACATCGTGCTCACCACCAACGCCGGCAGCGAAGTATTCAACACGATCAGCGACTACGCCGCTGACGACACAGGCTCGGGCGAAGGACTCAAGGACTACATGAAGTCCATCGAGAACTCGATCCGCAGCGCCAACGACTTTCCCCCCGAACTCCTCGGACGACTGGACCGGATCGTGCCTTTCCAACCGCTGTCTGATGCGACCAAACGCAAGATCCTGCAGCGAGGTCTCGACGACCTGCGCGACGACGTGTTGAACAAGCACGGGGTCCGGCTCGGCATTCATCCCCGGGTTATCGAGTACCTCGCTATCGACGTCGGCGAAGCGTCCGCTGACGCCGGCGGGGCGCGTGAGTCGATGCGCGCACTGCAAGGGCAAATCAAGGTAGAAGTCGCGAAATACATCAACGCGAACCCCAACGACAAAATCCTGCTCCTGGAGATCGACGGCGAGATGCGCGCGGAGAACTTGGAACTCCGAAAGTCCAAGGCCAGACCGCGGGTTCGGGCAGAACGACGACACCGTCTGGTCGGGTAG
- a CDS encoding type IV secretory system conjugative DNA transfer family protein, which yields MNAMNRLGRKSDIDKSPSKKYKAGKGGGKLGPKASAWDRIRNQSTNDSIANRDVHGEQELERGELGRVRGETLPKVAAIVIGILVALVVWVGWGVVGAIAGGVGNAMNSQDSLVEAELKQAKELGVQPYFRVEERRAGNSLGKTCYLLLGPDGEEVDGECNSKLGSIKRPQWHIDAARAARVDAGAPEPQAQMRDSSVSSWVGTGHVSLLRLLVTVAAAVAAWSGSKMWMLRKLDAQNLMYQTADINQYDDDQHIAVPEEVIRQYGIFPDVGAHSYSAPSSLLGHAMLSSRGVKKVRLLRRYDADVLDQDGEVLHYKGEVIRDEDGTAQYDRVPILDEKFAHKLFDASDLPEEKTLRKFFNPQNIPYNPGGQNRDKQGSEATIAERIEKDWVFPEFEPQRPAGVYFIDEAPVNTMVLAMTRAGKGQTYIEPMLDMWQRERRPNNMVINDPKGELLVKNYVRASVRGFQVVQFNLINVLKTDIYNPLGMAAEAAREGNSTACALYVENIAEVFFPVDGADDPVWPNAANNAFKRTAYGMIDFYLEEERQMRKRAAAEGWDQKVLETKLDESWGKVTLYNCYQLFVQLSAKKLKDPITRLNEDVQAGKYGDLENDLDAQALFNEHLADAKERMPMWNGEQEVDMLTLFFNATDKLPVNSMRTLVGNSDKALRAMGGAEKMLASVYGIAITAMSFFVDPTISTLTSGTLSQNIDLGGMSFPRRFGVRFDQNYVRRYNLIGMQALWDSFSDPGFTESLGKDFEHEDTVSREGWARAFFEGIYPNDVAYLRLRLFNTDSSTLVKTFYFRFTKSYQTNLKGRIYIKDPVLGTKIVKNGLLVEMVPTRDPKKMGLGSTTFEQEVLNIDQLTLDQINSGNNDLIKKVKGRRNAVLSTQVHYSEKPKAVFLVTPPHLMKYAKLILILLKQLVDLNFDKSYMTKSTQKPLYKTRYMLDELGNLQSEGHGISGFETMLSIGLGQEQQFTLILQTLQQLRDVYGESVDKIVQGNAANLVFLKSTDDSMLDTLQKMSGVRHKVYRDSKSVTKNAEKVAFKTAGTVTYNMTAKEIPVISYNDLAFLPPRNSIVFSAGTPPIWNRNETILPMSFALFRNSITQPGKDYSLQTIPTLSSARDFDVRLNQPNFFQMVEKRMAQASVAPAAEDLYRNAYGYSDFDMTRLDPDVSSNEIMDINDVILGRKLHEKAKEQKAASDVSAQAAELEEIFGGMEPPAPPEEAVFGFDEQEAMFEAAAEETARSATEDDELANERARLAAVRAAGAEKIYAEGWISRDMLIDPDGNRVVNSLDKELAAAFSECWRAFDRDDTFALSGESLVLRSTGEPMITARSETEAMREAAAAATDADSRVHMPEEPDPDSMWALSMFRIHPGFKRVLASKNSWLDIAEGRFDAEMATQMRTSEN from the coding sequence ATGAACGCCATGAACAGGCTTGGCCGAAAGTCCGACATCGACAAAAGCCCGTCGAAGAAGTACAAGGCGGGCAAGGGCGGGGGCAAACTCGGCCCAAAAGCCTCGGCGTGGGACCGAATTCGTAATCAGAGCACCAACGACAGCATCGCCAATCGCGACGTTCACGGCGAGCAGGAACTCGAACGTGGTGAGCTCGGGCGGGTTCGCGGGGAGACTCTGCCCAAGGTAGCGGCCATCGTCATCGGCATCCTGGTCGCACTGGTCGTGTGGGTCGGCTGGGGTGTCGTCGGCGCGATCGCCGGCGGAGTAGGCAACGCGATGAACTCACAGGACTCGCTGGTCGAGGCCGAACTCAAGCAGGCCAAAGAGCTTGGCGTTCAACCGTATTTCCGGGTCGAGGAACGCCGCGCCGGGAACTCGTTGGGCAAGACCTGCTACCTCCTGCTGGGACCCGATGGCGAAGAGGTCGATGGCGAGTGCAACTCGAAACTCGGCTCCATCAAACGACCGCAGTGGCACATCGACGCGGCGAGAGCGGCCCGCGTGGATGCCGGCGCCCCCGAACCGCAGGCACAGATGCGAGACAGTTCCGTGTCCTCGTGGGTGGGCACCGGACACGTGAGTTTGCTGCGACTGCTGGTGACTGTCGCGGCCGCTGTGGCGGCCTGGAGCGGATCCAAGATGTGGATGTTGCGCAAGCTCGATGCGCAGAATCTCATGTACCAGACTGCCGACATCAACCAGTACGACGACGACCAGCACATCGCGGTCCCCGAGGAGGTGATCCGGCAGTACGGGATCTTCCCCGACGTGGGCGCACACTCCTACAGCGCGCCGTCGTCGTTACTCGGTCACGCCATGCTGTCCAGCCGTGGGGTCAAGAAGGTCCGGCTGCTGCGGCGATACGACGCCGACGTCCTTGACCAGGACGGCGAGGTCCTGCACTACAAGGGCGAAGTGATCCGCGACGAGGACGGCACGGCCCAGTATGACCGCGTACCGATCTTGGATGAGAAGTTCGCGCACAAGCTCTTTGACGCCTCGGACCTCCCCGAGGAAAAGACGCTACGCAAGTTCTTCAACCCGCAGAACATCCCATACAACCCAGGCGGACAGAACCGCGACAAACAGGGCAGCGAAGCGACGATCGCCGAGCGCATCGAGAAAGACTGGGTCTTCCCCGAATTCGAGCCACAGCGGCCGGCGGGTGTGTACTTCATCGACGAAGCCCCGGTGAACACGATGGTGCTGGCCATGACCCGCGCAGGTAAGGGTCAGACCTACATCGAACCGATGCTCGACATGTGGCAGCGCGAGCGTCGCCCCAACAACATGGTCATCAACGATCCGAAGGGCGAGCTGCTGGTCAAGAACTACGTGCGCGCCAGCGTTCGTGGATTCCAGGTCGTCCAGTTCAACCTGATCAACGTCCTCAAGACCGACATCTACAACCCGTTGGGCATGGCTGCCGAAGCCGCCCGCGAAGGCAACAGCACAGCGTGCGCGCTCTACGTGGAAAACATCGCCGAGGTGTTCTTTCCCGTCGACGGCGCCGACGACCCTGTGTGGCCGAACGCGGCGAACAACGCGTTCAAACGAACGGCCTACGGCATGATCGACTTCTACCTCGAAGAAGAACGACAGATGCGCAAGCGCGCCGCGGCCGAGGGATGGGACCAGAAGGTCCTCGAGACCAAGCTCGATGAGAGCTGGGGCAAGGTCACCCTCTACAACTGCTACCAGCTGTTCGTCCAGCTCTCGGCGAAAAAGCTGAAAGACCCCATCACCCGTCTCAACGAGGACGTGCAGGCCGGAAAGTACGGGGATCTCGAGAACGACCTCGACGCCCAGGCGCTGTTCAACGAGCACCTGGCCGATGCCAAAGAGCGGATGCCGATGTGGAACGGCGAGCAAGAGGTCGACATGCTGACCTTGTTCTTCAACGCCACCGACAAACTGCCGGTCAACTCGATGCGGACACTCGTCGGAAACTCCGACAAAGCGCTGCGCGCCATGGGTGGTGCCGAGAAGATGCTGGCGTCGGTCTATGGCATCGCCATCACCGCGATGTCGTTCTTCGTCGACCCGACCATCTCCACACTGACCTCGGGAACGCTGAGCCAGAACATCGACCTCGGCGGCATGAGCTTCCCCCGCCGGTTCGGCGTACGGTTCGACCAGAACTACGTGCGCAGGTACAACCTCATCGGCATGCAAGCCCTATGGGATTCGTTCTCCGACCCCGGGTTCACCGAATCGCTCGGCAAGGACTTCGAGCACGAGGACACCGTGAGCCGGGAAGGCTGGGCACGAGCGTTCTTCGAGGGGATCTACCCGAACGACGTGGCATACCTGCGGTTACGGCTGTTCAACACCGATTCCAGCACCCTGGTCAAGACGTTCTACTTCCGGTTCACCAAGAGCTACCAGACCAACCTGAAGGGCCGCATCTACATCAAGGACCCCGTGCTGGGCACGAAGATCGTGAAGAACGGCCTTCTCGTCGAAATGGTACCGACCCGGGACCCGAAGAAGATGGGGCTGGGATCGACGACGTTCGAGCAGGAAGTCCTGAACATCGACCAGCTCACGCTGGACCAGATCAACTCGGGCAACAACGATCTGATCAAGAAGGTGAAGGGTCGCCGCAACGCTGTGCTGAGCACGCAGGTCCACTACTCGGAGAAGCCCAAGGCGGTGTTCCTGGTGACACCGCCGCACCTGATGAAGTACGCCAAGCTCATTTTGATCCTGCTCAAACAGCTGGTGGACCTCAACTTCGACAAGTCGTACATGACCAAGTCGACGCAGAAGCCGTTGTATAAGACGAGGTACATGCTCGACGAGCTCGGCAACCTGCAGTCCGAAGGTCACGGTATCTCCGGATTCGAGACGATGCTCTCGATCGGACTGGGTCAGGAGCAGCAGTTCACCCTCATCCTGCAGACACTGCAGCAGCTGCGCGACGTGTACGGCGAATCGGTCGACAAGATCGTGCAGGGCAACGCCGCGAACCTGGTGTTTCTCAAGTCCACCGACGACTCGATGCTCGACACGCTGCAGAAGATGAGCGGCGTCCGACACAAGGTCTACCGCGATTCGAAGTCGGTCACGAAAAACGCCGAGAAGGTCGCCTTCAAGACCGCGGGCACCGTCACCTACAACATGACGGCCAAAGAGATCCCGGTCATCAGCTACAACGACCTGGCGTTCTTGCCGCCACGCAACTCGATTGTGTTCTCCGCCGGCACCCCGCCGATCTGGAATCGCAACGAAACGATCCTGCCGATGAGCTTCGCGCTGTTCCGCAACAGCATCACTCAGCCAGGGAAGGACTACTCGTTGCAGACGATCCCGACGCTGAGTTCGGCGCGGGACTTCGATGTCCGGCTCAACCAGCCGAACTTCTTCCAGATGGTGGAGAAGCGGATGGCACAAGCCTCGGTGGCTCCCGCGGCAGAAGACTTGTATCGCAACGCATACGGCTACAGCGACTTCGACATGACCCGACTCGATCCGGACGTCTCCAGCAACGAGATCATGGACATCAACGACGTCATCCTGGGTCGCAAACTGCACGAGAAGGCGAAGGAACAGAAGGCGGCGAGCGACGTCTCGGCCCAGGCGGCCGAGCTTGAAGAGATCTTCGGCGGCATGGAGCCGCCGGCGCCGCCGGAGGAAGCAGTCTTCGGCTTCGACGAGCAGGAGGCAATGTTCGAGGCGGCCGCGGAGGAAACCGCGCGCAGTGCGACCGAGGACGACGAACTGGCCAATGAACGGGCGCGGCTCGCGGCCGTGCGCGCAGCCGGTGCGGAGAAGATCTACGCCGAGGGGTGGATCAGCCGAGACATGCTCATCGACCCCGACGGCAACCGAGTTGTGAACAGCCTCGACAAGGAACTGGCGGCGGCGTTCTCCGAATGCTGGCGAGCCTTCGATCGAGACGACACCTTCGCGCTGTCGGGCGAGAGTCTCGTTCTCAGAAGCACTGGGGAACCGATGATCACGGCACGGAGCGAAACCGAAGCGATGCGTGAGGCAGCGGCAGCGGCAACCGACGCCGACAGCCGGGTCCACATGCCCGAGGAACCCGACCCCGACTCGATGTGGGCGCTGTCGATGTTCCGCATCCACCCGGGCTTCAAGCGGGTCCTGGCGTCGAAGAACTCGTGGCTCGACATCGCCGAAGGCCGCTTCGACGCCGAGATGGCGACGCAAATGAGAACATCGGAGAATTAA